In a single window of the Massilia oculi genome:
- a CDS encoding DUF6311 domain-containing protein has protein sequence MTPLQHVRALQARPGLRRADWWLDIHGPAGLLMAAALGLGYAWWLYGYPMLRGTAPFWWRDNADITQYLAGFNAYASDAWRWPLLRFETLNTPEGTVATFLDTVPLYALFLKLVRHGAPYWNPYGLWIALCFTLQGVGAWWICREARVRNWAALAALAVLLASFPALTFRISHTSLMSQWILVFAFAAYLRGSRLGRLDTLAWMALLVAAFYVNIYLFVMASAIFGADVLRQLLRTPATGATLGRALLAPVAVYGLLFATMWLTVLPLPSGAGSREWGFGHFSMNLLAPLHGGHLLQLEHPVAHDGQGEGFNYLGVFVLMLTVVAYKVLQGRDPGFWRRHGALLGVLVVLWLFALSNIVWLGNARLYALQLPEWMETVTTTFRASGRFFWPVGYAVILFTVIGVARHVPAWRAAALLAAVTALQMWDLQAHHHYVRKVAAQQSVPAIDEARWNDFLGAHTRALHYYPPFRCNETAGANGLLPVMAYSVKHGYPFSTGYIARATKACDNYGATIAGLPATTAIAFEKHYFRQQQEAERLAGPGAVCADMDIVFLCRKSTHPDTDRQ, from the coding sequence ATGACGCCGCTGCAGCACGTGCGCGCCCTCCAGGCGCGGCCCGGCCTGCGCCGCGCCGACTGGTGGCTCGACATCCACGGCCCCGCCGGCCTGCTGATGGCGGCCGCGCTCGGCCTGGGATACGCCTGGTGGCTGTACGGCTACCCGATGCTGCGCGGCACTGCCCCTTTCTGGTGGCGCGACAACGCCGACATCACCCAGTACCTGGCCGGCTTCAATGCCTACGCCAGCGACGCCTGGCGCTGGCCGCTGCTGCGATTCGAAACCCTTAATACCCCCGAGGGCACGGTCGCAACCTTCCTCGACACGGTGCCTTTGTACGCGCTGTTCCTCAAGCTGGTGCGCCACGGCGCGCCCTACTGGAACCCGTACGGCCTGTGGATCGCGCTGTGCTTCACCCTGCAGGGCGTGGGCGCATGGTGGATCTGCCGCGAGGCCCGCGTGCGCAACTGGGCCGCGCTGGCGGCGCTGGCCGTGCTGCTGGCCAGCTTCCCGGCGCTGACCTTCCGCATCTCGCACACCAGCCTGATGTCGCAATGGATCCTGGTGTTCGCCTTCGCGGCCTACCTGCGCGGCTCGCGTCTTGGCCGGCTCGACACGCTGGCCTGGATGGCGCTGCTGGTGGCGGCTTTCTACGTCAATATCTATCTGTTCGTCATGGCGTCGGCGATCTTCGGCGCCGATGTGCTGCGCCAGTTGCTGCGCACCCCGGCCACGGGCGCCACGCTCGGACGCGCGCTGCTGGCGCCGGTGGCCGTCTACGGCCTGCTGTTCGCGACGATGTGGCTCACCGTGCTCCCCTTGCCGTCGGGCGCGGGCAGCCGCGAATGGGGCTTCGGCCATTTTTCGATGAACCTCCTCGCACCGCTGCATGGCGGCCACCTGCTGCAGCTGGAGCATCCGGTGGCGCACGACGGCCAGGGCGAGGGATTCAACTACCTCGGCGTCTTCGTGCTGATGCTGACGGTCGTCGCCTACAAGGTGCTGCAAGGCCGCGATCCGGGCTTCTGGCGGCGCCATGGCGCCCTGCTGGGCGTGCTGGTTGTGCTGTGGCTGTTCGCGCTGTCGAACATCGTCTGGCTGGGCAACGCCCGGCTGTACGCCCTGCAGCTTCCGGAATGGATGGAGACCGTGACCACCACATTCCGCGCCTCCGGCCGGTTCTTCTGGCCGGTAGGCTATGCCGTCATTCTGTTCACCGTCATCGGCGTCGCGCGCCACGTGCCGGCATGGCGCGCCGCGGCCTTGCTGGCGGCGGTGACGGCGCTGCAGATGTGGGACCTGCAGGCACACCACCATTATGTGCGCAAAGTGGCGGCGCAGCAGTCGGTTCCAGCGATCGACGAGGCGCGCTGGAACGATTTCCTGGGTGCGCACACGCGGGCCTTGCATTACTATCCGCCGTTCCGCTGCAACGAGACGGCGGGCGCCAATGGCCTTCTGCCCGTGATGGCGTATTCGGTCAAGCACGGCTATCCGTTCTCCACCGGGTATATCGCGCGTGCGACCAAGGCCTGCGACAACTACGGCGCCACGATCGCCGGCCTGCCCGCCACGACTGCGATCGCGTTCGAGAAGCATTACTTCAGGCAGCAGCAGGAAGCCGAGCGGCTGGCCGGCCCGGGCGCCGTCTGCGCCGATATGGACATCGTTTTCCTGTGCCGAAAAAGTACCCATCCTGACACCGACAGACAATGA
- a CDS encoding glycosyltransferase, protein MRIVIDLQGAQSESRYRGIGRYSLALALGVARNAGGHEVWLVLNAALGGAIEDIRQAFDGLVPRERICLFDGAGASAEAHPVNSPRARAGELLREYAIAQLRPDAVLVTSLFEGYVDDAVVSIGRFGDGVATAAVLYDLIPFLNPQQYLRQPEQRSYYERKIASLRQAGLLLAISDYSRQEAIDALGLDPERVVSISTAVDETFCPAELDPAHLAALRARFGINRPALMCAPGGFDARKNIDGLVAAWALLPAPVRGAHQLVIAGKINDGERQRLAQLARQHGLAPDEMVLTGYLSDADLVDLYRSAALFVFPSLHEGFGLPALEAMACGAPVIGADSTSIPEVIGHPDALFDGRQPAAIAQRIAEVLGDPALQARLRAHGALQARKFSWDRSAQRAIAALEAHVAQVARTAVQGATKDAPARKPRIAFLSPLPPERTGIADYAVRVLPTLLPHFEVELIVQQAEVALPPELAHLPQHPPAWLDQHPGRYEHVVYQFGNSPYHSHMMPLLQRHPGVVVLHDFYLSSMISYEQITGAMPGAWTRSLLHSHGYAAVQASVAPDGLEQAKHDWPSNLEILQDASHVIVHSEYARRLARDWYGPQAGADWSPAQLPRAAPLENDRAAARRVLGIGADDFLVCNFGFIAPTKHCLALLQAWLASALHADRQCHLVFVGANHGGDYGRQMSETIDAAGGGRVRISGWTSDEDYFRYLQAADVGVQLRTGSRGETSGTVLDCMIYGLPTIINANGAMAEFPHDAVWMLPDAFEQRELVQALETLRADDARRLALAAAGFALMGTRNSPERVGLMYKAALERDAVRRRLGQRALQDALLATPGLELDDAMLQHLARAVARAPDPLQPRQLLMDVTTIARNDLKTGIERVVRNQLMELLQLRASGYRVEPVYLDNSGEHPQYRYARNYAARLLGIEGVLQGKDPVVDVLAGDIYYCADHSPHAAMEAARSGLYAAWRARGVSLNFVVYDLLPVLRPEFFPPHADVTHAAWLECVAAEADRLICISHAVCADLDAWLAERGLATRAGQVRTGLHLGADLELAAHASAAESPLVRQVAARPSFLMVGTIEPRKGHLQALEAFEQLWAEGADLNLVIVGREGWKGLADADRRTLPRILERLRASPELGRRLLWLDGIDDDTLQQVYLASSCLLFPSEGEGFGLPLIEAAHHGLPLMARDLPVFREVAGDHAHYFAGMQGADLAAAVREWLALHAAGRHPTPQGMHWMTWREQARALLALLDPASAPPAP, encoded by the coding sequence ATGCGGATAGTCATTGATCTCCAGGGCGCCCAGTCGGAAAGCCGCTATCGCGGCATCGGGCGCTATTCGCTGGCCCTGGCCCTCGGGGTCGCGCGCAACGCCGGCGGGCACGAGGTGTGGCTGGTCCTGAACGCGGCCCTGGGCGGCGCGATCGAGGATATCCGCCAAGCCTTCGACGGACTGGTGCCGCGCGAACGCATCTGCCTGTTCGACGGCGCCGGCGCCAGCGCCGAGGCGCATCCGGTCAATTCGCCGCGCGCGCGCGCCGGCGAACTGCTGCGCGAATACGCGATCGCCCAGCTGCGTCCGGACGCCGTGCTGGTCACCAGCCTGTTCGAGGGCTATGTCGACGACGCCGTGGTCTCGATCGGCCGTTTCGGCGACGGCGTCGCCACCGCCGCCGTGCTATATGACCTGATCCCCTTCCTGAATCCCCAGCAGTACCTGCGCCAGCCGGAGCAGCGCAGCTACTACGAGCGCAAGATCGCCTCGCTGCGCCAGGCCGGCCTGCTGCTGGCGATCTCGGACTACTCGCGCCAGGAGGCCATCGATGCCCTCGGCCTGGATCCGGAGCGCGTGGTCTCCATCTCCACTGCGGTGGACGAGACCTTCTGTCCGGCCGAACTCGACCCTGCCCACCTGGCGGCGCTACGCGCGCGCTTCGGCATCAATCGTCCGGCGCTGATGTGCGCCCCGGGCGGCTTCGACGCGCGCAAGAACATCGACGGCCTGGTCGCGGCCTGGGCGCTGCTGCCGGCGCCCGTGCGCGGCGCGCACCAGCTGGTCATCGCCGGCAAGATCAACGACGGCGAACGCCAGCGCCTGGCGCAACTGGCGCGCCAGCACGGCCTGGCGCCCGACGAGATGGTGCTGACCGGCTACCTGAGCGACGCCGACCTGGTCGACCTGTACCGCAGCGCGGCGCTGTTCGTGTTCCCGTCGCTGCACGAGGGCTTCGGCCTGCCGGCGCTGGAAGCGATGGCCTGCGGCGCGCCGGTGATCGGCGCCGACAGCACCAGCATCCCGGAAGTGATCGGCCACCCCGACGCCCTGTTCGACGGCCGCCAGCCGGCCGCCATCGCGCAGCGCATTGCCGAGGTGCTGGGCGACCCGGCGCTGCAGGCGCGCCTGCGCGCGCATGGCGCGCTCCAGGCGCGCAAGTTCAGCTGGGACCGCAGCGCGCAGCGCGCCATCGCCGCACTGGAAGCCCATGTGGCGCAGGTGGCGCGGACCGCGGTGCAGGGCGCCACCAAGGATGCGCCCGCGCGCAAGCCGCGCATCGCCTTCCTGTCGCCGCTGCCGCCCGAGCGCACCGGCATCGCCGATTACGCGGTGCGCGTGCTGCCCACCCTGCTGCCCCACTTTGAGGTGGAACTGATCGTGCAGCAGGCCGAGGTGGCGCTGCCGCCCGAACTGGCGCACCTGCCGCAGCATCCGCCGGCCTGGCTCGACCAGCACCCCGGGCGCTATGAGCACGTCGTCTACCAGTTCGGCAACAGTCCTTATCACAGCCACATGATGCCGCTGCTGCAGCGTCATCCGGGCGTGGTGGTGCTGCACGACTTTTACCTGAGCAGCATGATCTCGTACGAGCAGATCACCGGCGCGATGCCGGGCGCATGGACCCGCAGCCTGCTGCATTCGCACGGCTATGCCGCGGTGCAGGCCAGCGTGGCGCCGGATGGCCTGGAGCAGGCCAAGCATGACTGGCCGAGCAACCTGGAGATTCTGCAGGACGCCAGCCACGTGATCGTGCATTCCGAGTATGCGCGCCGGCTGGCGCGCGACTGGTACGGCCCGCAGGCCGGCGCCGACTGGAGCCCGGCCCAGCTGCCGCGCGCGGCGCCGCTCGAGAACGACCGTGCGGCCGCGCGCCGTGTCCTCGGCATCGGCGCCGACGATTTCTTGGTCTGCAATTTCGGCTTCATCGCGCCCACCAAGCACTGCCTGGCCCTGCTGCAGGCCTGGCTGGCGTCGGCGCTGCATGCCGACCGCCAGTGCCACCTGGTGTTCGTCGGCGCCAACCATGGCGGCGACTACGGCCGCCAGATGAGCGAGACCATCGACGCCGCTGGCGGCGGGCGGGTGCGCATCTCGGGCTGGACCTCGGACGAGGATTATTTCCGCTACCTCCAGGCCGCCGACGTCGGCGTGCAGCTGCGCACCGGCTCGCGCGGCGAGACCTCGGGCACGGTGCTCGACTGCATGATCTACGGCCTGCCGACCATCATCAACGCCAACGGCGCGATGGCCGAGTTCCCGCACGACGCGGTCTGGATGCTGCCCGACGCCTTCGAGCAGCGCGAGCTGGTGCAGGCGCTGGAAACGCTGCGCGCCGACGACGCGCGCCGACTGGCGCTGGCCGCCGCCGGCTTCGCCCTGATGGGCACGCGCAACAGCCCGGAACGGGTGGGCCTGATGTACAAGGCGGCGCTGGAACGCGACGCCGTGCGCCGCCGCCTGGGCCAGCGCGCCCTGCAGGACGCCCTGCTGGCCACGCCCGGCCTCGAGCTCGACGACGCCATGCTGCAGCACCTGGCGCGCGCGGTGGCGCGTGCGCCCGATCCGCTGCAGCCGCGCCAGTTGCTGATGGACGTGACCACCATCGCCCGCAACGATCTGAAGACCGGCATCGAGCGCGTGGTGCGCAACCAGCTGATGGAGCTGCTGCAGCTGCGCGCCAGCGGCTACCGCGTCGAGCCGGTGTACCTGGACAACAGCGGCGAGCATCCCCAGTACCGCTATGCACGCAACTACGCAGCGCGCCTGCTCGGCATCGAAGGCGTGCTTCAGGGCAAGGATCCGGTGGTCGACGTGCTGGCCGGCGACATCTACTACTGCGCCGACCACTCGCCGCACGCCGCGATGGAAGCCGCGCGCAGCGGCCTGTACGCCGCCTGGCGCGCGCGCGGGGTGTCGCTCAACTTCGTGGTCTATGACCTGCTGCCGGTGCTGCGTCCCGAATTCTTCCCGCCCCACGCCGATGTCACCCATGCGGCCTGGCTCGAATGCGTGGCGGCCGAGGCCGACCGCCTGATCTGCATTTCGCACGCGGTATGCGCCGACCTCGACGCCTGGCTGGCCGAACGCGGCCTGGCCACGCGCGCAGGCCAGGTGCGCACCGGGCTGCACCTGGGCGCCGACCTTGAGCTCGCGGCGCACGCCTCGGCCGCCGAGTCGCCGCTGGTGCGCCAGGTCGCCGCGCGCCCCAGCTTTTTGATGGTGGGCACGATCGAGCCGCGCAAGGGCCACCTGCAGGCACTCGAGGCCTTCGAGCAGCTGTGGGCCGAGGGCGCCGACCTGAACCTGGTGATCGTCGGACGCGAAGGCTGGAAAGGCCTGGCCGACGCCGACCGCCGCACCCTGCCCCGCATCCTCGAGCGCCTGCGCGCGAGCCCGGAGCTGGGCCGCCGCCTGCTATGGCTGGACGGGATCGATGACGACACCCTGCAGCAGGTTTACCTGGCCAGCAGTTGCCTGCTGTTCCCTAGCGAGGGCGAGGGCTTCGGCCTGCCCCTCATCGAAGCCGCCCACCATGGCCTGCCGCTGATGGCGCGCGACCTGCCGGTGTTCCGTGAGGTGGCTGGCGATCATGCCCATTATTTCGCCGGCATGCAGGGCGCCGACCTGGCCGCTGCGGTGCGCGAGTGGCTGGCGCTGCACGCCGCGGGCCGCCATCCTACGCCGCAGGGCATGCACTGGATGACCTGGCGCGAACAAGCGCGCGCGCTGCTGGCCCTGCTGGACCCGGCGTCGGCGCCGCCCGCGCCATGA
- a CDS encoding class I SAM-dependent methyltransferase has protein sequence MNQTSFYRAFEDRYRGSRETIKDRLRAYAPFTAPLRGPGRVAAALDLGCGRGEWLELLGEQGFQAQGVDLDDGMLAACLERGLAARRDDALAALRARPDASLALVSAFHLVEHLPFDLVRELIAESLRVLQPGGLLVMETPNPENLTVGATSFYLDPSHEHPLPPGLLGFAAEHAGFMRQRIVRLQEDPRLHTDAPVGLITVLEGVSPDYAVVAQKAAPQAVVAPFDDAFEAPWGITLSQLAQRYQEQLAAQHAEIHQILGRIGEQGVQTAIALADERKHGSELARAQARAAEQQAQLAQQLDELRQQAARQEARLLQAEAHAAEMGQRVVDLLSSTSWRITAPLRRAMSLAYRLRNAQREGRLGSAAKSRGLRLARRLGGVVLRRPGLKRVVRAALRRVPALEARLYKLMLDNSGAARVVVDQQPGELSPRAARVYHQLQQLQKQQHSSKQEQARTSDADSH, from the coding sequence ATGAACCAGACCTCGTTCTACCGCGCCTTCGAGGACCGCTACCGCGGTTCGCGCGAGACCATCAAGGACCGGCTGCGCGCCTATGCTCCGTTCACCGCGCCGTTACGTGGGCCCGGCCGAGTGGCTGCCGCGCTCGACCTCGGCTGCGGCCGCGGCGAATGGCTCGAGCTGCTGGGCGAACAGGGCTTCCAGGCCCAAGGCGTCGACCTGGATGACGGCATGCTGGCCGCCTGCCTCGAGCGCGGCCTGGCCGCGCGCCGCGACGACGCCCTCGCCGCGCTGCGCGCGCGTCCCGACGCCAGCCTGGCGCTGGTGTCGGCCTTCCACCTCGTCGAACACCTGCCGTTCGACCTGGTGCGCGAGCTGATCGCCGAATCGCTGCGTGTACTGCAGCCGGGCGGGCTGCTCGTGATGGAGACGCCGAACCCGGAAAACCTCACCGTCGGCGCCACCAGTTTCTATCTCGATCCGTCGCACGAACATCCGCTGCCGCCGGGCCTGCTCGGCTTCGCCGCCGAGCACGCAGGCTTCATGCGCCAGCGCATCGTGCGCCTGCAGGAAGACCCGCGTCTGCATACCGACGCGCCGGTGGGCCTGATCACGGTCCTCGAAGGCGTCAGCCCCGACTATGCGGTGGTGGCGCAGAAGGCCGCGCCGCAGGCGGTGGTGGCGCCGTTCGACGACGCTTTCGAGGCGCCGTGGGGCATCACGCTCAGCCAGCTCGCCCAGCGCTACCAGGAACAGCTGGCGGCACAGCACGCCGAGATCCACCAGATCCTTGGCCGGATCGGCGAACAGGGCGTGCAGACGGCCATCGCGCTGGCCGACGAACGCAAGCATGGCAGCGAACTGGCGCGCGCCCAGGCCCGGGCGGCCGAGCAGCAGGCCCAGCTCGCGCAGCAACTCGACGAGCTGCGCCAGCAGGCGGCGCGCCAGGAGGCGCGGCTGCTGCAGGCCGAAGCCCACGCGGCCGAGATGGGCCAGCGCGTGGTCGACCTGCTGTCGAGCACCTCGTGGCGCATCACCGCGCCGCTGCGGCGCGCAATGTCGCTGGCCTACCGCCTGCGCAATGCGCAGCGCGAAGGACGCCTGGGCAGCGCCGCGAAGTCGCGCGGCCTGCGCCTGGCGCGCCGCCTCGGCGGCGTCGTGCTGCGCCGCCCGGGCCTGAAGCGCGTCGTGCGCGCCGCGCTGCGGCGCGTGCCGGCGCTCGAGGCGCGTCTCTACAAGCTCATGCTCGACAACAGCGGCGCCGCCCGCGTGGTGGTCGACCAGCAACCAGGCGAACTGTCGCCGCGCGCGGCGCGCGTGTACCACCAGCTGCAGCAGCTGCAGAAACAGCAGCATTCATCGAAACAGGAACAGGCAAGGACCAGCGATGCGGATAGTCATTGA
- a CDS encoding ABC transporter ATP-binding protein gives MGSIIVKDLGKAYKQYGNRWSRLAEWIIPGNKPRHKLKWVLQDINFQLAPGDAVGIIGINGAGKSTLLKLITGTAQPTTGGVAIHGRVAALLELGMGFHPDFTGRQNVFMSGQLLGLAVDEIARLMPQIESFAEIGDYIDQPVRVYSSGMQMRLAFSVATVVRPDVLIVDEALSVGDAYFQHKSFERIREFRKQGTTLLIVSHDRAAMQSICDRAILLDSGRLAKQGTPEEVMDYYNALIAEREGSTVEQVRTPEGRVQTTSGTGHASVLEVALENEDGQALEVLNVGVPAQLRIRVRINKAVPRLVLGYMIKDRLGQQIFGTNTHYLDQALTGLRAGELIEYRFRFPLNLGPGSYSVTTALTSSETHLADNYEWRDLAAIFMVMNMNRREFVGSSWLEPQVEIQR, from the coding sequence ATGGGCTCGATTATCGTCAAAGACCTGGGCAAGGCCTACAAGCAATACGGAAACCGCTGGAGCCGGCTGGCCGAATGGATTATTCCCGGAAACAAGCCACGCCACAAGCTCAAGTGGGTACTGCAGGACATCAATTTTCAGCTGGCGCCGGGCGACGCGGTCGGCATCATCGGCATCAACGGCGCCGGCAAGAGCACCTTGCTCAAGCTGATCACCGGCACCGCCCAGCCTACCACCGGCGGCGTGGCGATCCATGGCCGGGTCGCCGCCCTGCTCGAACTGGGCATGGGCTTCCATCCCGATTTCACGGGCCGCCAGAACGTGTTCATGTCGGGACAGCTGCTCGGACTCGCGGTCGACGAGATCGCCCGGCTGATGCCGCAGATCGAATCCTTCGCCGAAATCGGCGACTACATCGACCAGCCAGTACGGGTGTATTCGTCGGGCATGCAGATGCGGCTGGCCTTTTCCGTGGCCACCGTGGTCCGCCCTGACGTGCTGATCGTCGACGAGGCGCTGTCCGTCGGCGACGCCTATTTCCAGCACAAGAGCTTCGAGCGTATCCGCGAGTTCCGCAAGCAGGGCACCACGCTGCTGATCGTCAGCCATGACCGCGCCGCCATGCAGTCGATCTGCGACCGCGCGATCCTGCTCGACAGCGGCCGCCTGGCCAAGCAGGGCACGCCAGAGGAAGTGATGGACTACTACAACGCCCTGATCGCCGAGCGCGAAGGCAGCACCGTCGAACAGGTGCGCACGCCCGAGGGCCGGGTCCAGACCACGTCGGGCACCGGCCACGCCAGCGTGCTCGAGGTGGCGCTCGAGAACGAGGATGGCCAGGCGCTCGAGGTGCTCAATGTCGGCGTGCCGGCCCAGCTGCGCATCCGTGTCAGGATCAACAAGGCGGTGCCGCGCCTGGTGCTTGGCTATATGATCAAGGACCGCCTGGGGCAGCAGATCTTCGGCACCAACACCCATTACCTCGACCAGGCCCTGACCGGCCTGCGCGCCGGCGAACTCATCGAATACCGATTCCGGTTCCCGCTCAACCTGGGCCCGGGCAGCTATTCAGTGACCACCGCGCTCACCAGCAGCGAGACCCACCTCGCCGACAACTACGAGTGGCGCGACCTGGCCGCCATCTTCATGGTCATGAACATGAACCGGCGCGAATTCGTCGGCAGCAGCTGGCTCGAACCGCAAGTGGAGATCCAACGATGA